In a single window of the Rhineura floridana isolate rRhiFlo1 chromosome 3, rRhiFlo1.hap2, whole genome shotgun sequence genome:
- the LOC133381774 gene encoding zinc finger protein 160-like has protein sequence MHRGKKSFKCMECGKSFSLSGNLTKHQRIHTGEKPFECMECGKSFSVNSHLTTHKRIHTGEKPFKCRECGQSFSVSYSLTLHHRTHTGEKPFKCMECGKSFSLSGKLTKHQRIHTGEKPFECMKCGKSFSQRGNLTKHQRIHTGEKPFECMECGKCFSENGTLTVHKRTHTGEKPFKCILCEKSFSQNCDLSSHQRTHTGEKPFKCRECGKCFTDCGSFTKHQRTHTGEKPFKCMECGKSFSEGGKLTLHQRIHTGEKPFKCMECGKSFRVNSHLTTHKRIHTGEKPFKCRECGQSFSVSNSLTLHHRTHTGEKPFKCRECGQSFSISNSLTIHQRTHTGEKPFKCMECGKGFSARSNLTSHQRRHTGEKPFKCMECGQNFSQRGNLTIHQRTHTGEKPFKCMECGKTFSVSSSLTLHRRTHTGEKPFKCMECGKSFSISRSLTLHHRTHMGEKPFKCMECGKSFSEGRKLTLHQRSHTGEKPFKCMDCGKSFRVNSYLTTHKRIHTGEKPFKCRECGKSFSQRGNLTIHQRTHTGEKPVKCMECGKTSISRSLTLHHRTHMGEKPFKCMECGKSFSAGGNLTSHQRTHTEETI, from the coding sequence ATGCACAGAGGAAAGAaatcatttaaatgcatggaatgtggaaagagcttctctctaAGCGGtaaccttactaaacatcaaagaatacacacaggggagaaaccatttgaatgcatggagtgtggaaaaagctttagtgTGAACTCTCACCTTACCACTCataaaagaatccacacaggggagaagccatttaaatgcagggagtgtggacagAGCTTCAGCGTAAGCTatagccttactttacatcatagaacacacacaggggagaaaccatttaaatgcatggaatgtggaaagagcttctctctaAGCGGTAaacttactaaacatcaaagaatacacacaggggagaaaccatttgaatgcatgaaatgtggaaagagcttcagtcaaaggggtaaccttactaaacatcaaagaatacacacaggggagaaaccatttgaatgcatggaatgtggaaagtgcttcagtgagAACGGTACCCTTACTGTAcataaaagaacccacacaggagagaagccatttaaatgcatcctgtgtgaaaagagcttcagtcagaactgTGACCTTtcatcacatcaaagaacccacacaggggagaagccatttaaatgcagggagtgtggaaagtgcttcactgACTGTGGTAGCttcactaaacatcaaagaacccacacgggggagaaaccatttaaatgcatggagtgtggaaagagcttcagtgagggAGGTAAGCTTAcattacatcaaagaatccacactggggagaaaccatttaaatgcatggagtgtggaaaaagctttagggTGAACTCTCACCTTACCACTCataaaagaatccacacaggggagaagccatttaaatgcagggagtgtggacagAGCTTCAGCGTAAGCAatagccttactttacatcatagaacacacacgggggagaagccatttaaatgcagagagtgtggacAGAGCTTCAGCATAAGCAATAGCCTTACTATTCATCAAAGaacgcacacaggggagaaaccatttaaatgcatggagtgtggaaagggcttcagtgcACGGAGTAACCTTACTAGTCATCAAAGaagacacacaggggagaaaccatttaaatgcatggagtgtggacagaaCTTCAGTCAAAGGGGTAACCTTACTattcatcaaagaacacacacgggggagaagccatttaaatgcatggagtgtggaaagaccttcagcgtaagcagtagccttactttacatcgTAGAACACATacgggagagaaaccatttaaatgcatggagtgtggaaagtcctTCAGTATAAGCAgaagccttactttacatcataGAACACACatgggggagaaaccatttaaatgcatggagtgtggaaagagcttcagtgaggggCGTAAGCTTACATTACATCAAAGAAgccacaccggggagaaaccatttaaatgcatggattgtggaaaaagctttagggTGAACTCTTACCTTACCACTCataaaagaatccacacaggggagaagccatttaaatgcagggagtgtggaaagagcttcagtcaaaggGGTAACCTTACTATTCATCAAAGAACgcacacgggggagaaaccagttaaatgcatggagtgtggaaagaccagTATAAGCAgaagccttactttacatcataGAACACACatgggggagaaaccatttaaatgcatggagtgtggaaagagcttcagtgcagGGGGTAACCTTACTAGTCATCAAAGAACGCACACGGAAGAAACCATTTAA